The genomic stretch GGTTGCTCAAGCTGGATTTCGGCCAGGCGAAGCAAACTGCAGTGGTCGCCCCACTGGGAGCCCTGGGCCAGAAGTCCATGAGGTTTGAACCAGACGGTGTAGCGCCCCGCATTCTCCAGGAGAATCGGTTTTTCCGGTTTCCTCTCAAGCACCTTCTCGTCGTAGTAAAACTGTAGTCGGATACCCGGTTTCAGCTCCTTTGTGGCACGGCGTAGCCGAAGGCGTTTGCCTTTGTGAGTCCACCAGCAGGCGCCTTTGGTCATGGCGTCCTTGATTTTCTGACGCGAAAGCCCGGGGGCCGCCTCGCTCAGGGCGTCGATGGCTTTGCCGGGCTGCTTCACGGTGATGTCGATGGTGGTTCGCATGGGTTCTTGCAGTCGCTGAACAGTGGATAGGCAAATGGTATCAGCTGACGCCCTTGTGGGGTGCGGTGTTTTGCCAAAGTCCGTATAATTCCGTGCTTTACTGGCCGGAATACGCGGCCGCCGTGTCCAGGTTTGGAGTTCTCGGATTATGAGTCAGGCAGTTGAGCAGGGTACTCTGTACGTTATCTCCGCGCCATCCGGTGCCGGCAAGACCAGCCTTGTGGCGGAAATGCTCCGCAGTGACGAGAAGCTCGGTGTTTCCGTCTCGCACACGACCCGCTCCATGCGGGAGGGCGAACAGAACGGGGTGAACTACCACTTTGTCAGTCGGGCCGTGTTCGAGGCGATGATTGGCGAGGGCGACTTTCTTGAGCACGCCGATGTCTTCGGAAATTACTACGGCACTTCCCAGGCATGGGTTCGGGAAACTCTGGCAACAGGCCAGGATGTGATCCTGGAGATCGACTGGCAGGGTGCCGCACAGGTGCGACGGCTTATTCCCGAGTGTGTCAGTATTTTCATCGTGCCACCGTCGCCGGAAGTGCTGCGCGAGCGACTGGTTGGGCGTGGTACCGATGCGCCGGCGGTCGTGGAGCGGCGCCTGGCCGAGGCTGAGGAAGAGTGCCGTCACGCAGTGGAGTTCGACTTTCTGGTGGTAAATGACGACTTCGAAGCGGCCCTCGGAGATCTGCTCGCGATTGTCCGGGCCCAGCGCCTTCGCATGGAAGTGCAGCAGCCAAGGCATCGAGCGTTGCTGGCAGGATTGTCCGGCCCGGCGTGATACGGGGTTTTCCTGTATACAAATTGAACCGGCCACAGTAAACTGTGCGGTCTGCTGAAACAGTCATTTTATGAGTCGGGGAAGTTATGGCACGAGTTACCGTTGAAGATTGTCTGGAAAACGTTGATAACCGCTTCCAGCTGGTAATGCTGGCAACCAAGCGTGCCCGTCAGCTCGCTACCAAGGGTGCCGAGCCGATGGTGGCTGAAGAAAATGATAAGCCCACGGTTATCGCTCTGCGCGAGATTGCCGAAGGCAAGATTACTCGTGATCTCCTCAAGGAAGAAGACGACGAGTGACCCAGCTGCGGAGCCAGGTATATAAGTATCTGTCCGCAAGCGAGAAGCATTGAAATCTGTCCCCGCGGTTTTATAGTGTAGCTATAGAACGTTGCTGGAAGGACTCTGGAAGGACCCGGATGCGTGCATTCGGGTTTTTTGTCCCTGAATTTCATGAAGTCGTGGAGGCGCGGTGTCGGCAGAGGCTACGGTTGAAGGACTGGCTCGAGAGCTAAGTTCCTATCTGGATACCACTCGCATCAATCAGGTGCGACGCGCCTATTATTATGCCGAGCAGGCCCACGAGGGCCAGATGCGTAAAAGCGGCGACCGGTACATCACTCACCCCCTGGCTGTCGCCCATATTCTCGCCGATCTCCGTCTGGACCATCAGAGCCTGATGGCGGCGATGCTTCACGATGTGATCGAAGACACCGGCATTCCCAAGGATGCGCTGGCGGAGCAGTTCGGCGACGATGTTGCGGAACTG from Marinobacter adhaerens HP15 encodes the following:
- the gmk gene encoding guanylate kinase, giving the protein MSQAVEQGTLYVISAPSGAGKTSLVAEMLRSDEKLGVSVSHTTRSMREGEQNGVNYHFVSRAVFEAMIGEGDFLEHADVFGNYYGTSQAWVRETLATGQDVILEIDWQGAAQVRRLIPECVSIFIVPPSPEVLRERLVGRGTDAPAVVERRLAEAEEECRHAVEFDFLVVNDDFEAALGDLLAIVRAQRLRMEVQQPRHRALLAGLSGPA
- the rpoZ gene encoding DNA-directed RNA polymerase subunit omega, which produces MARVTVEDCLENVDNRFQLVMLATKRARQLATKGAEPMVAEENDKPTVIALREIAEGKITRDLLKEEDDE